A genomic segment from Lignipirellula cremea encodes:
- a CDS encoding prenyltransferase/squalene oxidase repeat-containing protein: protein MTGLLWLAILCAGAPPAPASPNPEPVAKAPSPDSLQRGLDYLARAQADDGGWHSETYGALRPGAATTALVLHAIASAPRPLRDLHRARCLAAYRFLTRSPGQQKYVCNPDGSADYPTYATALTLAAARRLGIEDKPLHDRYVQYLLRMQLDERQKFSPDSPHYGGWDLMGPDEQREITSGTNVSITRYVLAALEPVDTDAARQARARARDWAKRCQNMTPDGGFPFTPDSFSASNKAGNDAGVEADQPRSYGTATCDGLLCLATAGPPNDAEVRRAIQWISKNFEAEQPPGFLADDDQGPGAWRRGLRFYYFAAVAETLPLLPTEPENRSRLADHIRSLQKDDGRWENDAAQMREDDPLIATALAVIALSHLANGKQSDE from the coding sequence ATGACCGGACTCCTCTGGCTGGCCATCCTCTGCGCCGGAGCCCCGCCGGCCCCAGCTTCACCCAACCCGGAACCGGTCGCCAAGGCGCCGTCGCCTGACAGCCTGCAGCGAGGGCTCGATTACCTCGCCCGCGCCCAGGCCGACGACGGCGGCTGGCACAGCGAAACGTACGGCGCCCTGCGCCCTGGCGCGGCGACCACGGCCCTGGTGCTGCACGCGATCGCTTCCGCCCCCCGGCCGCTGCGTGATCTCCATCGGGCGCGTTGCCTGGCCGCGTACCGCTTTTTAACCCGTTCGCCCGGGCAACAAAAGTACGTCTGCAATCCCGACGGCTCGGCCGACTACCCGACGTACGCCACGGCCTTAACGCTGGCGGCGGCCCGCCGGCTAGGGATCGAAGACAAGCCGCTGCACGATCGCTATGTGCAGTACCTGCTCCGCATGCAGCTGGACGAACGCCAGAAATTCTCGCCTGACTCGCCCCACTACGGCGGCTGGGATCTGATGGGCCCCGACGAACAGCGGGAGATCACCTCGGGGACGAATGTCTCCATTACCCGCTATGTGCTGGCCGCCCTGGAGCCGGTCGACACCGATGCGGCCCGGCAGGCTCGCGCACGAGCGAGGGACTGGGCGAAGCGATGTCAAAACATGACACCGGACGGTGGTTTCCCCTTTACGCCCGACTCTTTTTCCGCCAGCAACAAGGCCGGTAACGACGCCGGCGTCGAAGCAGACCAGCCGCGCAGTTACGGCACCGCCACCTGCGACGGCCTGCTCTGTCTGGCGACTGCAGGCCCGCCCAACGACGCGGAAGTCCGCCGGGCAATCCAGTGGATCAGCAAGAACTTTGAGGCGGAACAACCGCCTGGCTTTCTGGCTGACGACGACCAGGGCCCCGGAGCCTGGCGACGCGGCTTGCGGTTCTATTACTTTGCCGCCGTCGCCGAGACGCTTCCGCTGTTACCAACCGAACCAGAAAACCGCTCCCGCCTGGCGGATCACATCCGCTCCCTGCAGAAAGACGACGGCCGCTGGGAAAATGACGCCGCCCAGATGCGCGAAGACGACCCCCTGATCGCTACGGCCCTGGCCGTCATCGCCCTCTCCCACCTGGCGAATGGGAAACAATCGGACGAGTAA
- a CDS encoding prenyltransferase/squalene oxidase repeat-containing protein: protein MPVSRRELLAAASLLCLPAQRLFADEPAPSPNGQEINDHTQAAVQKGVEWMRKTMHRGGGCGVDLGQPPDIGCTAMVGLSLLSQGNSPLEGPRSQEVQEIISFMLKTVESMPSEDITTAQHTQLQNKIGRHAHTFFATLFLSQVVGQGLDPDQIYQALQRLVAVIVRTQDSHGSWGSDAWAPVLGTVMGWVALRSAHLAGLKVGASPERTAEHLIKQMRDQLGNDSGWMHTLYKNATGIRVLYEMGVDQDEISRNAFKSVLALVERDNTAFTQAGGEEYLAFHLITETMLQKGGDDWARWYPVIREKILSVQNRDGSWTGHHCITSRTFCTAAACLVLTSPNRYLPISQP, encoded by the coding sequence ATGCCTGTTTCGCGCCGCGAGCTGCTGGCCGCCGCTTCGCTGCTCTGCCTGCCTGCGCAGCGGCTCTTCGCCGACGAGCCCGCCCCCTCGCCGAATGGGCAGGAGATCAACGATCACACCCAGGCCGCCGTACAAAAGGGCGTCGAATGGATGCGAAAAACCATGCACCGCGGCGGCGGTTGCGGCGTGGATCTGGGACAACCGCCCGACATCGGCTGCACGGCCATGGTCGGGCTGTCGCTGCTGTCGCAGGGAAACTCCCCGCTGGAAGGTCCGCGTAGCCAGGAGGTGCAAGAGATCATCTCCTTCATGCTCAAAACGGTCGAGAGCATGCCGTCGGAGGATATCACGACGGCCCAGCACACCCAGCTGCAGAACAAAATCGGCCGTCATGCCCATACCTTCTTCGCGACGCTCTTCCTCAGCCAGGTTGTCGGCCAGGGACTCGATCCCGACCAGATCTACCAGGCGCTCCAGCGACTGGTCGCGGTCATTGTCCGTACGCAGGATTCCCACGGCAGCTGGGGCTCCGACGCCTGGGCGCCCGTGCTGGGCACCGTGATGGGCTGGGTCGCTCTGCGATCGGCCCACCTTGCCGGATTAAAGGTCGGCGCGTCGCCGGAGCGCACTGCCGAGCACCTGATCAAACAGATGCGGGACCAGTTAGGCAACGACAGCGGCTGGATGCACACCCTGTACAAGAACGCCACCGGCATCCGCGTGCTGTATGAGATGGGCGTGGACCAGGACGAAATCTCCCGCAATGCATTCAAGAGCGTTCTGGCGCTGGTGGAACGCGACAACACGGCCTTTACCCAGGCCGGCGGCGAAGAGTACCTGGCCTTCCACCTGATCACCGAAACGATGCTGCAAAAAGGCGGCGACGACTGGGCCAGGTGGTATCCCGTGATTCGCGAAAAAATCCTCAGCGTACAGAACCGCGACGGCAGCTGGACGGGGCATCACTGTATTACCAGCCGCACCTTTTGCACTGCCGCCGCCTGCCTGGTGCTGACCTCGCCCAATCGGTATCTGCCGATTTCCCAGCCATGA
- a CDS encoding WD40 repeat domain-containing serine/threonine protein kinase has product MNNDERPHDDHENLDPLAEDGSQEPHPGGSVPGDSPVGDPPTARDDFAPTGDEGRATVDGDDPTQLRPAEMGTLDDLPADDEAVWAEEDDLRDTVSEGEEIYEVEEVLDLAEDAEPVADAAPEDQATLEGPLSDAEWTHTETVEFDALPEGFLDPSLTVDGLPDELAPLLDDSRQTVDGLGDDRPPGSEPPACMETVDGLPLEADEPAGMGTIDDIGASAEERSPQEQTLDDIRLPEADEPAGMGTIDDIGASAEERSPQEQTLDDIRLPEADEPTGMGTLDDVDLTDPGSAGEDTVDERLLEDPEVESLLAGTAGAPLTEIEGTIEMTGEELAAIRAEAEADAQSGSADDADPPAPSKPLSLGPGGLDLPADEKGTVSEISPEWNLAEAAAPEGRVDLQSPPRRDEKATLDDAESLQTHSADELDTAVDADGPATGKATSGSGPGGSSPGGAELLRTLDSDEFEPLAAPYDTASDRTLDSDEFVNPPGVNRQTLDSLDVPADEQQGQRGEPRIDQTLDSVDLPPGLSASVDRASQTVDDVPATADASQQTLDDVPPDSPGADDQRTIDQTMDSADFPSLPFPPGGPLEGASRIDQTLDSVDLPPDAPVKSNTVEARAISQTLDSTEFGPVDAKASGATLESGEVSAEIPPEDSPRIRATWQGAVGEATPMTSIRAELTLRPSVEDETSLVIQHRKFGDRSTGSQTPVDYQVVKQLGQGGMGVVYAAKQTSIDRTVALKMLKAETAKQKVQRNKFLSEAVVTGDLEHPNIVPIYDLGMNDDGALYYAMKRVVGTPWDEVVRSKGLGENLEILMKVADAVGFAHARKVIHRDLKPENVMLGGYGEVLVMDWGLAIPSDGRKIGGIKQSVSMGGTPAYMAPEMAAGPFEKISIRSDIYLLGAMLYEIISGKPPHTGRDVMKCLFAAAKNEIQQTTEKGELVEIALRAMATEPENRFGAVSEFQEAIRRYLSHSESIKLSDRAAEDLLEARDSKNYEDFARARFGFMEAFELWSGNDKARQGVAETSYLYASTALEKGDYDLALGLLDQRDEGHQELGQQVELAQKERDQRQLRLKQLRRWSMIGLATFLLVVLGFSAAVSKLYFDAERSALAAEKSAQEAKESAELAKAEKVAADIAREDAVAKRLAAVKAEAATREALKTAEEQRSKAEASTAEALAQKKLADENAEKARVAQATALVEQKKAETSAEEAKVAQSLAEVEKNKAEKSADDARKAKLLADAEREKAVKQEELANAAKVAAEKSAIEAKKAQDEAVVERQRAEAQEKLAVDKAEEARLALVRASREQYSALIGLASAKIEENAFGQARSILEQIAQDDYLGPLRNWEWGRLKYLCQQSVMEFPQADEQGFALEAVALVPSGTDALPTRFVVGGDSRDALVYDIAHPKAPPLRTPAAATRVDALAVSRDGSFLATAGDNPEGSGVRIGSVKLWAAPDYTSELREIAAHPGERIRSLDFSRDGKWLLTGASNGVVRIWNAATGEQRGGDYRGHRGAVYSARFSPNGKSFVTAGHDGVAVVWNASDHAAGKAEFSQAPPFRGHTGPVYAADFSPDGKRVVTGGEDKRILLWDPALLTEFDFDTAVRNFKEGKKVEEVKKEIDYRELEGDSIDDRHTAAVRAVRFSDDGVRIISASQDNTVKVWRADTLELYKTLRGHGNPVSALSVSPTGERIVSVGYDETQQARVWDIEQYSTLAVLGSQELEGHHGAVLAAAFAQGRQGDRPAGQVVQEDPAEETLEVVTASADRTARTWKFRRAWRTNADGKKGAWSLEETSSVEHKEGHRFLASSVVFFPPRTGERQRIATGAGDNTVRIWDMERKVELAALSSTGREGVVDISADGKLIATGSNGLVEAASRKPGETYDEVEGKLYRRTRSDGWAFKLWDADGKYLAEIQGQDAEATALRFVATSERPHLLAVGDVDGDIRLWDCDQALASQKAGQTPSALLTLQPRPHQGRVVEILFLPGLRMFSGGVDCLARVYDLKQQQELARLVHPMAVTALAATASGDRLLTGCEDGKVRLWKADGTLLWTFDLTEYDQVSADPMSASLRLGAVVKGEPGGLRSKPPLVRSLDISADGKSVLATLSAGEMDLPGPTLLKFRGVYVQRFNLTDQAPTEFKRFEGQREFLEARFAPFGEAGNRLIAAVGGDEAMLWREQDRGPRGDLRPNGALLAARFNSQGDLFVTASDDGSARIWSVPQQHALLKLEGHRGVVYSAVFSHNDAQVLTSGADGTARLWDARSGAEIRRLPLPETKLELGPLRSAVFSNDPQSQYLLTAGADRVARVWDTATGELLFALEDPLEKHTAGLRYAEFSHDNTKVVTASDDNTALLWEIDIAQRTSRVLHRLTGHTAAVTAAAFSPDDSRLLTASDDFTARLWNVDQGKELMTLKGHKQEVTDVDFSQAGNGRYVVTASRDGSSIVWMSEDWSEPQPAAALNQAAVKEERR; this is encoded by the coding sequence ATGAATAACGACGAACGGCCCCACGACGACCACGAAAACCTGGACCCCCTGGCCGAAGACGGTTCCCAGGAACCGCATCCCGGCGGGTCGGTTCCCGGCGATTCGCCCGTCGGCGATCCCCCCACCGCGCGCGATGACTTCGCGCCGACCGGGGACGAAGGGAGGGCGACGGTCGACGGCGACGACCCCACGCAACTGCGGCCAGCAGAAATGGGGACGCTCGACGACCTGCCCGCCGACGACGAAGCTGTCTGGGCCGAGGAAGACGACCTGCGCGATACAGTTTCCGAGGGGGAGGAAATTTACGAAGTCGAAGAGGTCTTGGACCTGGCAGAGGACGCAGAACCGGTGGCCGATGCGGCCCCAGAAGATCAGGCCACGCTGGAAGGTCCCTTGTCCGATGCGGAGTGGACGCATACCGAAACAGTCGAATTTGACGCCTTGCCTGAGGGTTTTCTCGATCCGAGTTTGACGGTGGACGGCCTGCCGGACGAACTCGCGCCGTTGCTCGACGACTCGCGCCAAACGGTCGATGGTCTCGGCGACGATCGGCCGCCCGGCAGCGAACCGCCTGCCTGCATGGAAACCGTCGACGGCCTGCCCCTGGAAGCAGACGAACCAGCCGGCATGGGCACGATCGACGACATTGGCGCGTCCGCGGAGGAACGTTCGCCGCAAGAGCAGACGCTGGATGACATCCGGCTGCCGGAAGCAGACGAACCGGCTGGGATGGGCACGATCGACGACATTGGCGCCTCTGCGGAGGAACGTTCGCCGCAAGAGCAGACGCTGGATGACATCCGGTTGCCGGAAGCAGACGAACCGACCGGGATGGGTACGCTGGACGATGTCGATCTGACGGATCCGGGTTCCGCCGGAGAAGATACGGTCGACGAACGGCTGTTGGAGGACCCTGAGGTCGAATCGTTGCTGGCGGGGACTGCCGGCGCTCCCCTCACGGAGATCGAAGGCACGATCGAAATGACGGGCGAGGAGTTGGCGGCGATCAGGGCCGAAGCGGAAGCCGATGCGCAGTCCGGCAGTGCGGACGATGCTGACCCGCCCGCTCCGAGCAAACCGCTGAGTCTGGGTCCTGGCGGCTTGGATCTGCCCGCCGATGAAAAGGGGACCGTGTCGGAGATCTCGCCGGAATGGAACCTGGCGGAGGCCGCGGCTCCGGAAGGGCGCGTGGATCTGCAGTCGCCGCCCCGGCGGGATGAGAAGGCGACGCTGGACGACGCCGAATCGCTGCAGACGCACTCCGCCGATGAACTGGATACGGCCGTCGATGCGGACGGCCCGGCCACGGGCAAGGCCACGTCTGGATCTGGACCGGGTGGTTCTTCGCCAGGCGGGGCCGAACTGCTGCGCACCCTGGATTCCGATGAGTTTGAGCCGCTTGCGGCGCCCTATGACACGGCCAGCGACCGCACGCTGGATTCGGATGAATTTGTTAATCCGCCCGGGGTGAACCGGCAAACACTCGATTCGCTCGATGTGCCGGCCGACGAACAGCAGGGCCAGCGCGGCGAACCGCGGATCGATCAAACGCTCGACTCGGTCGATCTTCCTCCTGGCCTGTCGGCGTCGGTGGATCGGGCTTCGCAAACGGTCGACGATGTTCCGGCAACTGCGGATGCAAGCCAGCAAACGCTGGACGACGTCCCGCCGGATTCGCCCGGCGCCGATGACCAGCGCACCATCGATCAGACCATGGATTCGGCCGACTTCCCTTCGCTGCCGTTTCCGCCTGGCGGGCCGCTGGAAGGGGCGTCCCGAATCGATCAAACGCTGGACTCGGTTGACCTGCCGCCGGACGCGCCAGTCAAGTCGAACACCGTGGAAGCACGCGCCATTTCGCAAACGCTGGATTCGACCGAGTTTGGGCCGGTCGACGCCAAGGCGTCGGGGGCGACGCTAGAGTCGGGCGAAGTTTCCGCAGAGATCCCGCCGGAGGACTCGCCCCGCATCAGGGCCACCTGGCAAGGGGCCGTCGGCGAAGCGACCCCTATGACTTCGATCCGGGCCGAGCTAACGCTGCGTCCGTCGGTCGAGGACGAAACCAGTCTGGTCATCCAGCACCGCAAGTTCGGCGACCGCAGCACCGGCTCCCAAACGCCGGTCGACTACCAGGTGGTCAAGCAGCTGGGCCAGGGCGGCATGGGCGTGGTCTACGCGGCGAAGCAGACCTCGATCGATCGTACGGTCGCGTTGAAAATGCTCAAGGCCGAAACGGCCAAACAGAAAGTGCAACGGAACAAGTTCCTCTCCGAGGCGGTCGTCACGGGCGATCTGGAACATCCCAACATTGTTCCCATCTACGACCTGGGGATGAACGACGACGGCGCGCTGTACTACGCCATGAAGCGGGTCGTCGGCACGCCGTGGGACGAAGTCGTCCGCAGCAAGGGACTGGGCGAGAACCTGGAAATCCTGATGAAGGTCGCCGACGCGGTCGGGTTCGCCCACGCGCGGAAGGTGATTCACCGGGACCTGAAGCCCGAGAACGTCATGCTGGGCGGGTACGGGGAAGTGCTCGTGATGGACTGGGGTCTGGCCATTCCTTCCGACGGCCGGAAGATCGGCGGCATCAAACAGTCCGTCAGCATGGGCGGCACGCCAGCCTACATGGCTCCCGAAATGGCGGCCGGTCCGTTCGAAAAGATCAGCATCCGCAGCGATATTTATTTGCTGGGGGCGATGCTCTACGAGATCATTTCCGGCAAGCCGCCGCACACGGGCCGCGATGTGATGAAGTGCCTGTTCGCCGCCGCCAAGAATGAAATCCAGCAGACGACGGAAAAAGGCGAGCTGGTGGAGATCGCCCTGCGCGCGATGGCGACGGAGCCGGAAAATCGCTTCGGCGCCGTCAGCGAATTCCAGGAAGCCATTCGCCGGTACTTGTCGCATTCGGAAAGCATCAAGCTGTCGGACCGCGCTGCGGAAGATCTGCTGGAGGCTCGCGACTCCAAAAATTATGAAGATTTCGCCCGGGCCCGCTTCGGATTTATGGAAGCGTTCGAACTGTGGTCTGGCAACGACAAAGCCAGGCAGGGTGTGGCGGAAACCAGTTATCTGTACGCCAGCACGGCTTTGGAAAAAGGGGACTACGACCTTGCCCTGGGTCTGCTGGACCAGCGGGACGAGGGGCACCAGGAACTGGGCCAGCAGGTGGAGCTGGCGCAGAAAGAGCGGGACCAGCGGCAATTGCGGCTGAAGCAGCTGCGGCGCTGGTCGATGATCGGTCTGGCGACCTTCCTGCTGGTGGTGCTAGGCTTCTCGGCCGCGGTGTCCAAGTTGTACTTCGACGCGGAAAGAAGCGCCCTGGCGGCGGAAAAGTCCGCCCAGGAAGCGAAGGAGTCGGCCGAGCTGGCCAAGGCGGAAAAGGTCGCCGCCGATATCGCGCGGGAAGACGCCGTCGCCAAACGCCTGGCCGCCGTCAAAGCGGAAGCAGCAACGCGTGAAGCCCTGAAAACGGCCGAAGAGCAACGCTCCAAGGCGGAAGCCAGCACGGCCGAAGCGCTAGCCCAGAAAAAGCTGGCGGATGAAAACGCGGAGAAAGCCCGCGTGGCCCAGGCGACCGCGCTCGTGGAGCAGAAAAAAGCAGAGACCAGCGCGGAGGAAGCCAAAGTCGCCCAGTCACTGGCGGAGGTGGAAAAGAACAAGGCGGAAAAAAGCGCTGATGACGCCCGCAAGGCCAAGCTCCTGGCGGATGCGGAACGGGAGAAGGCCGTCAAGCAGGAAGAGCTGGCCAACGCCGCCAAGGTGGCCGCCGAAAAAAGCGCGATCGAGGCGAAGAAAGCACAAGACGAAGCAGTCGTTGAACGGCAGCGGGCCGAAGCCCAGGAGAAGCTGGCCGTTGATAAAGCAGAAGAAGCCCGCCTGGCGCTCGTCCGCGCCAGTCGCGAACAGTACAGCGCGCTGATTGGCCTGGCGAGCGCCAAGATTGAAGAGAACGCATTCGGCCAGGCTCGATCCATCCTCGAACAGATCGCCCAGGACGACTACCTGGGCCCGTTACGAAACTGGGAATGGGGCCGGCTGAAGTACCTGTGCCAGCAGAGCGTGATGGAGTTTCCCCAAGCAGACGAGCAGGGATTCGCCCTGGAAGCGGTCGCTTTAGTTCCGAGCGGGACCGACGCCCTGCCCACCCGGTTCGTGGTCGGCGGCGACAGCCGCGACGCGCTCGTTTATGACATCGCCCATCCCAAAGCTCCGCCGCTGCGCACGCCGGCGGCCGCCACCCGGGTCGACGCCCTGGCCGTGTCGCGCGACGGTTCTTTCCTGGCGACCGCGGGCGACAATCCCGAGGGATCCGGCGTGCGGATTGGCTCCGTCAAGCTTTGGGCGGCTCCCGACTATACTTCGGAACTGCGCGAGATTGCGGCCCATCCGGGCGAGCGGATTCGCAGCCTTGACTTTTCGCGCGACGGCAAGTGGTTGTTGACGGGAGCCAGCAATGGCGTGGTCCGCATCTGGAACGCCGCCACCGGCGAGCAGCGCGGGGGCGATTACCGGGGGCACCGCGGCGCCGTGTACTCGGCGCGGTTCTCTCCCAACGGGAAGAGCTTTGTCACGGCCGGACACGATGGCGTTGCGGTGGTATGGAACGCTTCTGATCACGCTGCCGGCAAGGCCGAGTTCAGCCAGGCCCCGCCGTTTCGCGGGCATACCGGACCGGTCTACGCCGCTGACTTCAGCCCCGACGGCAAGCGGGTCGTTACCGGCGGCGAAGATAAACGCATCCTGCTGTGGGATCCGGCCCTGCTGACCGAGTTTGATTTTGATACGGCCGTTCGCAACTTCAAGGAAGGGAAGAAAGTCGAAGAGGTCAAAAAAGAAATTGACTATCGCGAGCTGGAGGGCGACTCCATCGATGACCGTCATACGGCGGCCGTGAGGGCGGTCCGTTTTTCCGACGACGGCGTTCGTATCATCTCTGCCAGCCAGGACAACACGGTCAAGGTGTGGCGAGCCGATACGCTGGAGCTGTATAAAACACTTCGCGGCCATGGGAACCCGGTGAGTGCGCTGTCCGTGTCGCCGACGGGGGAACGGATCGTTTCGGTCGGCTACGATGAAACGCAGCAGGCCCGAGTTTGGGATATCGAACAGTACAGTACGCTGGCCGTGCTAGGCTCCCAGGAACTGGAAGGCCATCACGGCGCCGTGTTGGCAGCGGCCTTTGCCCAGGGGCGCCAGGGCGATCGCCCGGCCGGGCAGGTCGTGCAGGAGGATCCGGCGGAGGAAACGCTAGAGGTGGTTACCGCCAGCGCGGATCGCACCGCCCGCACCTGGAAGTTCCGCCGCGCCTGGCGGACGAACGCGGATGGCAAGAAGGGCGCCTGGAGCCTGGAGGAAACGTCGTCGGTCGAGCATAAAGAAGGCCACCGCTTTCTCGCTTCGAGCGTCGTCTTTTTTCCGCCCCGCACCGGCGAGCGTCAACGCATTGCGACGGGCGCCGGCGACAATACGGTGCGGATCTGGGACATGGAACGGAAGGTCGAACTGGCGGCCCTGTCCAGCACAGGCCGCGAAGGGGTGGTCGATATTTCCGCCGACGGCAAGCTGATCGCCACCGGCAGCAATGGACTCGTGGAAGCAGCGTCGCGCAAGCCGGGCGAAACCTACGATGAAGTGGAAGGGAAGCTCTACCGCCGCACACGCAGCGATGGCTGGGCCTTCAAGCTGTGGGACGCCGACGGCAAGTACCTGGCGGAGATCCAGGGCCAGGATGCGGAAGCGACGGCGCTGCGTTTTGTAGCGACTTCCGAGCGACCGCATCTGCTGGCGGTGGGCGATGTCGACGGCGACATCCGATTGTGGGACTGCGACCAGGCGCTCGCCAGCCAGAAAGCGGGCCAAACTCCCTCGGCCTTGCTGACCCTGCAGCCGCGTCCGCATCAGGGCCGCGTGGTGGAAATTCTGTTCCTGCCGGGTCTCCGCATGTTCAGCGGCGGCGTCGATTGTCTGGCCCGGGTTTATGATCTGAAGCAGCAGCAAGAACTGGCCCGACTGGTTCATCCGATGGCGGTGACCGCTTTGGCGGCGACCGCGAGCGGGGATCGCCTGTTGACGGGCTGCGAAGACGGCAAGGTGCGCCTGTGGAAAGCCGACGGAACGCTGCTCTGGACGTTTGACCTGACCGAATACGACCAGGTGTCGGCCGATCCAATGTCGGCCAGTCTCCGGCTGGGGGCTGTCGTCAAGGGCGAACCGGGCGGCCTGAGAAGCAAGCCGCCTTTGGTCCGGTCGCTTGATATTTCCGCCGACGGCAAATCGGTTCTGGCGACGCTCTCTGCCGGAGAGATGGACCTGCCTGGCCCGACCTTGCTTAAATTCCGCGGCGTGTATGTCCAGCGATTCAACCTGACTGACCAGGCCCCCACGGAATTCAAACGTTTCGAGGGCCAGCGTGAGTTCCTGGAAGCGCGGTTCGCCCCCTTCGGCGAAGCCGGGAACCGCCTGATCGCCGCCGTCGGCGGCGACGAAGCGATGCTGTGGCGCGAACAGGATCGTGGACCGAGGGGCGACTTGAGGCCCAACGGAGCCCTGCTGGCCGCCCGCTTTAATTCCCAGGGCGATCTGTTTGTCACCGCCAGCGATGACGGCAGCGCCCGGATCTGGAGCGTGCCGCAGCAGCACGCCCTGTTGAAGCTGGAAGGCCACCGCGGCGTGGTGTACTCGGCCGTATTCTCCCACAACGACGCCCAGGTGCTGACCAGCGGCGCCGATGGCACGGCTCGCCTGTGGGATGCGCGTTCCGGAGCGGAGATCCGCCGGCTGCCGCTGCCGGAGACGAAGCTGGAACTGGGGCCGTTGCGGTCGGCCGTCTTTTCGAACGATCCGCAGTCGCAGTACCTACTGACCGCAGGCGCGGATCGTGTCGCCCGGGTCTGGGATACGGCGACCGGCGAGCTGCTTTTTGCCCTGGAAGATCCGCTGGAGAAACACACGGCCGGCCTGCGTTACGCGGAGTTCTCGCACGACAATACCAAGGTGGTGACCGCCAGCGATGACAACACGGCCCTTTTGTGGGAGATCGACATTGCCCAGCGAACGTCCCGCGTGTTGCACCGGCTGACGGGACATACGGCAGCCGTTACCGCGGCAGCCTTTTCTCCCGACGACTCCCGCCTGTTGACTGCGAGTGACGACTTCACCGCGCGGCTGTGGAATGTCGACCAGGGAAAAGAACTGATGACGCTCAAGGGTCACAAGCAGGAAGTGACCGACGTCGATTTTTCCCAGGCCGGAAACGGTCGCTATGTGGTCACCGCCAGTCGTGACGGCAGTTCGATCGTGTGGATGTCGGAAGACTGGAGCGAACCGCAGCCCGCCGCCGCACTCAACCAGGCCGCGGTGAAGGAAGAGCGTCGCTAA